In Papaver somniferum cultivar HN1 chromosome 9, ASM357369v1, whole genome shotgun sequence, the genomic stretch TCCGGACCTaattcaggtagaaccgttcgcatactggtatgcatacttggttcccggactttaacagttaaaaccgtttgcatactggtatgcaaacttggtttccggacctgaatcatacgacaacagtttgcatactggtatgcgtactgtgctatatccagacaatgtttaattgttctaaactcccatttcaatcattgaaacatccttagaagacgacaatagctatctcacacaaactattagattataagtaatttttaagtgatcgaatgatcaatacgaaacattccgagtcgacatcaaatgactgtctcatacaaatcatgtaagatgtttcaaggaaattttcacatgatcatcttttgactcattatttagtttcaaacaaataaattgtttccaactaaactcgtcaagaataattatgaaagtagcaaaagcaaaaagcttccaatacatatttcgagaaatagatgtgcgagataaactcggctcgaaatatcaaatatgtataatataaaagtctatatagttatacgacttagtctcaataggagatagaatagaatagacttctgagtgatagataagttttagtctccacataccttttgttgatgaagttcttccaaactctccttagtagatcttcgtcttcaatcgatgaatgtcgtgaagtctaaatctcaactacacatcatatcctaatccgagacatagctataagtagactagaaatcaagacttataattttgatcacctaaacttgacaaaaaagcttgagatcgCAACACTTGCGagatcgaccaagcagtgctctaacatctggTCTGACATACAATACACTTTCTCTGACATAGACACGTATGACTCACACAGACTCTGTCTCACACACTTTTACCGACTTTGTCTTACAGTCCCCCTCAAGCTTATATTGCTGCAACATACAAGCTTGTTAACCAAAGGTAGAAAAATAGGAGAGACGGACCTTTAGTGAATATGTCGGCTACCTGCTCTGCAGAAACAACATAGTCAATCCTGATGTAACATAGTTAATCTTACAAAAATGGGAAACACACTATCATTTCAAGAAAATTTTCTTAAGTCCTTCAGGTATTATTCATTCTTAAATGCAACCTATATCATTAATAGATTACCGTATAAGGTTATACATTTCAAGTCTCACTATGAAATGTTATTCAATTCATTACCATATTATGCTTTCATGAAAGAGTTTGGGTGTTGTTGTTTTACTCATCTGGAACCTTATAGGAAAGACAAATTAAGTCCAAAATCCACAAAGTGTGTGTTTTTGGGTTACAGTCCCATTCACAAAGGGTATAAGTGTTTTTACTTAATAACAAATAAGACTTATATATCAGTCCATGTCAACTTTGATGAGAATATATTTCCTTTCAAAGAAAATTTAACTACTTCTCCAAATATTTCTGATACTTCTCACGTTCACAATGTTGTGCAAATCACTAGTTCTGTGTCAATGATTCTTCTAAACCGGCTCCAAGTGTTTTTGAAAATAATACAGATTCAACAATTATGATCAAGATCAATGGTTAGAgtttcaaaaccaaaacaatTGGATAAGGATTTTGTTGCTCATAGCAGTTCAAGTATCCTCTATACTCAGCTTATACTACTTTAGTAACTTCTATTTCAGAACCTATGACTTATAAGACAACTTAAAAAGATCCAAAATTTGTAGAGGCTATGCAAAATGAGCATACCACTCTTAAGGAAAATGGTACATGGACTTTGGTTAAACCAGATCCACCTTATAATGTCTTAGgtagtaatatatatatatataagatcaAATTAAATGCTGATGGGACAGTAGAGAGGTATAAACCCAGTCTTGTGGCTAAAGAGTATATTCAAAAAGATGGGATTAATTATTCGGAAACTTTTAGTCATGTGGTTAAAGCAACTACAATAAGAATCGTGCTCATTATTGCCCTTTATAGGAGGTGGTGTATCTGACAACTAGATGTAAGCAATGTTGTTTTGCATGGCTTCCTTACTGAAGATGTGTATATGGAGCAGCCAAAAGGATTTATAGATCCAGACAAGCCAGACTATGTTTGTAAATTGAATAAAAGCTTATATGTACTCAAACAGGCACCAAGGGATGGTTTGAGAGATTTTGTGACACATTATTTCAATTTGGATTTTTTAGATCCTCTTATGATCATTCCATGTTTGTTTATCAACATGACAACTCAATGACTATTCTCCTGTTATATGTTGATAACATCATATTGGTTGGTTCCTCAACTGATTTGACTTCTCAGGTAATTGCCTTTCTTCAAAAAATATATcctatgaaagatttgggagcgTATTGAAGCAACCTTTCTAAACGACTCAAAGAAAGTACTTTTATCACATAAAAAGTATACAATTGATATGTTGATAAAGTTTGATAAGGTTCACTGTAACACAACAAACATTCCAGTTCTTCATGGTCCGGGACTGTCCGTTTCAACAGGTGTTCCACTAACTGATGCAAGAAGTTATAAAAGTATGGTGGGTGGATTGCAATACTTGACTATGACAAGGCCAAATATTTTCTTTACAATCAATTATGTGTCACAATTCGTGCATGCTCCCGTTTTAGAACATCTCTTGTTAGCAAAGAGGATTTTAAGATAATGAAAGAGCACTATTGGCTCATCATTACATTTATTGCATGTGATGTTTCTTCAGTCATTGCTTACTCAGACTCTGACTGGGCAGGATGTCCTGACACCAAAAGGTATACTTCAGGGTTCTGCAACTTTTTAGGGTCTTCTATTGTTTCTTGGTCTTCAAAGAAACAATTTACAATTCCAAAGTCATCAGCTAAAGCATAATACAAATCAATGGCTGTTGCAGCTGCTAAAGTTGTATGGATTTCTTTCTTGCTGGATGAACTGAGTATTTCAATACATGAGCCTTGTAAGTTGTAATGTGACAATACTTCAGCAAAGAGTTTAGCTTGCAACCTGTCTTTCATGCAAGAACTAAACATGTGAAGATTGACTACCACTTTATAAGAGAATTGGCGAGCTCTGGTTTCATCAATATTAACTATGTTGTTTCTGCAGCATAGGTAGCTGACATATTCACTAAAGGTCTGTCTCTTCCTATTTTTCTATCTTTGGCCAACAAGCTTGTATGTTTGCAACAATATAAGCTTGAGGGTGACTGTGAGACAGAGTCTGTAAAAGTGTGTGAGACAGAGCCTGTGTGAGTCATACGTGTCTATGTCAGAGAGAGTATATTGTCTGTCATAACAAAATCTGTTTATTTCTGTTATActgtctgtattatttctgtaTAAATACTCTCCTCTACTGTATctgtttcttttatcaaaaacacttaaaaaaaACCACTTTATCAATTTGTTATTCTATCACTCACATTTTGTCcgtttttttcctaaaaaatccTAATATTCTTGCAAAGCACCACATCCCTATAAAAAATGAACATATTTTTGAAATATCAAATCTCGCAATTTATCGATCTTAATTTTAACGGTTGAAAATCCGTTAATTTCGACGGTTAATTTTTAAAGTAGCAGATGTTGGTGTTCTACGTTtcggaatgtgctcatttttaATATGAACGTAAATCTATACACGAGTAATCTATCCCGAAAATATCAGTCAAATTCGATGTCgtttatgatttttgagaaaaaatacattaaaatgtgagatagtgtgaaaatAGAAGTGTGAGTGGATGCTCTCGAATTAATATCAATATAGAAATGTGTTCACTTCATAGCGGCAGTGCAGAAACCAGAACCAACCTTAAATGACATAAGTACCCATTTCTCTCAAAACAAATCGTAAATTTACATACAGTCTAACTCTAACCTTATTTCCTCTCCCTCTCTCTGCAACTTCGACCACCAGAAATGTCATTGCCAAAATCCATTGCCACCGGAGCTGGAATGCTCAGGAATCGTATCAAAGCATCACTTAGAACAAGAGGTGGTGGTGAAGGACCGAGTCGATGGTCAACTCCTGGTCACCAAGAACGACCAAATGGTTATCTCTTTAATGAAGCTCCTCTTGAATCAGGTCAGTCAAGAAAGTGGGAAGATTGGGAACTTCCTTATTACATAACTGGTTTTCTCACTGTGGTAATTCTTGGTGTTGGTCTTAATGCTAAACCTGATCTTACAATCGAAACCTGGGCGCACAAAGAAGCCCTAAAACGTCTTGAAAACCAGCAGATCCCTCTTACGGCTGAAGATTCTGAATGATCTTATGATATGGGTAATTAATCTTAGGGTTTACCCATTTCTTGttgtctttttttatttcttcctgCTGAGGTGTTGAGATTGACCTAAGTTTTGGGCATGAAAAATTTTATGTTGATAATGGTTGTTTTCTCAAATAAGGTCTTCTGACTGTTGGATCATGCATCTCTTGAACTTAAGTTTATGTTTCCTTTtaatgaaatgttgaagatgtttaATGCTAGTGTAAAATTTagagaaaaatgaaaattttagtatgttatttttacttgtttttgaatgtTTAATTTCGGCATTCTGTGTGATtgtttgtattctatatgtaaaTTATGAAGGGTTTATGTTGATAAATTGGCCTATCGTGATTGATTTTGAGTGAGATTGAAATCTGATCAGAAGGTGAATCCCAGAGTAGTTTCGTCAAAGGCTTACTTGAGCAGTCTCTTGAGAAAACACAATTACTGACGCAGAAATCTTTCATTGCAGTTTTCTTTTTTCCTGTTTAGCATATTGATTACTTTTGGAAGCCTACTGTTCTGCCAAAGTTGTGTGTAACTACATACTGTAGTCCACTTTGATGCAGTTTGCTTAGTGAAATGGTCTTTGGTCTCGATTAGGAATTCGCTGATTGAAGTACGTTTGTAGATATGGTCTTTTCAATATCTTGAGCGCTGGCTCCTAATTTCAGACTTTTAGGTTACACGGGAGTATACATTTCTACTTCCCTTTTACCATATGGTGGACACATTGAATATGCTAGTGACAGAGGATGGTGGAAGCGGAACTTTGGGAGTGTCAATAGGATAGCAGGAGAGAGGGAAGATAAGATGCACATAAAGCATGTGATGTTTAGTCGCTTGCGTTTTGGGGGTATCACTAATCGCTACAGATATGGTAGGATGCTTAACAACGTAAGTTAAAAATGTGGAGTGATGAGTTGTAGCAATGAGGTCATGAGGTGGATGAGAATTTTGAGAGATGATGAGATAGGAAACTTCGATTCGCACTAGCTGTAGATGGTTGTATCATATTGGTATGTTTTTTCATCTAAGTGTTAAAAATTGTGGGGTTACGAGTTGAATTAGGCTAACTTATATGGTGCTGGGATGAATCCAGGCTGACCGAGGAGGCTTTGATTTGGATCAACTAAATTTTAGGATGCATTAGACACGGGAAGCAGTCTCCCTTAAACATTCACTAAGCAACATCAGCAAAAATGGCATTACATGTCGAAAGTCTAAATACACTGTTCTCTGCCAGTGCACTGTTCAGTAATTTCATACACTAAGAGTTAGCCATGTTGGATAGCCTAAAGTTCTGCTTGTTTTTACCATCGTGTTGTTTGTGCTGCTCCGATTTGGGTTAATATGATTGATTGTCTTGTATGTCACTGTGCAGTGTGCTCGTAACCTCattgattttcatttttgaagtgcacGTGACTGTTTTACCAGCTGCAGAGAGTCTTATTAGTTATTGTAGAAAAGCAGTAGGACTGTTGTAGGTCACAGTGTATTGTGCAGATGGAGCTTTCAAGTAGCTCTTTTGTAATTTTAGCCGTTGACAATCTGTAAATAAGGAGTGGAAAACTAGATCGTCATGTGAATCCGTTGACCAAGTTTCATTACAAAAGTATGAATCCTCCCAGGTATTTCATCCTTCAGTTATGCGGCATCATCAGTAAGCTCATTGTAGTTCATTTAGAATTTTAGCTCTTGGCAATCTCCATATGAGAAGAATCCTAAACATCATTATCATGTAAATCTGTGGAGTGACCAAGGGTCATTCCAAAATAGTGAACCTCTCAGATGTGTTCTCCTACTCTTTTGGCTTATAGGTCTGCGTGAAATTGCTTCATCCTCTTTAGAAGATTTGTTGCTCTGAATTAACAAGGCTAATCTGTAAAAGATGACTTCATTTTTTGAAAGCAGAGTTTGTATAGACGCTCTTTTTATGAATTTATTTAgcacatatacatatatatatagatagatagatagatattcATATTTGTGGCTTAAGTTGTAAATATTTCCAGAGAATAGAAACAATCCTCATTTGCATCCGAGGGGAGATTTAGTGGTTAACTCATTTCAGCTTGATGCTTATCTTCAATTAGCCACTGTATATTGCGTGTGTGGTGATAAACTTGATctgatatttcttctaatatACAATCATTGTTATCGTATATTCTTCGATCTGGTGTACCTTCTACTGTTGTTACCACAACTAGTGTTGATATTTATATCCATACTTGTAAAGCTACAAGAATATGTAGGTTTCCCCACTTGCCCGAACTTAGTGTGTAACAGCAGTATTCCTAGTTCTCTTTCATGGCAGTATGTCGATTTTAGCTTATCCTAGCCAAATGCTTGAAAGTAGTGTGTACTAGCACTGGCGCGCTTGATTGTTCTTTCAAGGCAGGAAATATGTGTAAATGAGTAAATCCCTCTCATTCCTGACGGTACAGATGAAGGAAAATTCTGTTAATCCTAGTCTACGGAGTTCCTTGATTAGATCTAGTTTTTCGGCTGATGTTTGTTGATTCTAAATTTGTTATTAGATGTCTGCTTTTTACAGTTCTTCCTCGATTCATCTGCCATATGATTTTATAATATTAGTCTAGcaaattcttgtgttgatgcTTGTTTTATATATAATGCTTGAGATGCTAATAAACTGATGCTTATGGTGAACAAATTTTCTTTGTGATGTAAGTTTAATACTTTAATAGATGATGCTTGCAATGTCAAAGGCTGGATGCCAGTCTTTCCTATATTCTTATGTGCTTTTGCTGAGCAAGTTAAGACCTGATGCCTATCTATAATGAACACTGCTAAATCTGGTGGTGTTTTTCGTCTAGGCCAAGTATTGCAGaatacaagaagtatttttgacaTACTAAATACTGAGTACGAGTATAGATATTTGATGTATGCTGGGTTCATCCTGCACGTACTTGACCAATAATTTATCTCTTTTTATGTGATTAAATCCCTGATAGTGACAAATTTTAAAGCATTGACCCAAAAGAACAAATTTTAAACCAATTATGCAGAGATCCCCATTGGTATAGTAGCCTGTTGGTTTCCTTGATTATTATTTCATGATCTCCTCTCCTCCTCTTCGCCATTAACCTGCTGCTCCTTTCAGTTCAGAGAGCCCAAACAATTGCAAATGGCAGTACTCTGCTTCCAATCTTCTTCCCCTTGGTGCTAGGCCATGACTCGGAGTGGATGTTAATCTGTGGCTTATGTGCCCATGTTGGATTCATTTTTGATGTGAAATAATCCCAGACCCTTCGAAAAAATGCAACGCAACAACAATTATTCAGATCTTCCTCCACAGAGTTGCAAAAACAACATTGAGAGTTAGGAGTACTTGGTCAATAATCATCGCGGCGTAGTGCGGTACACCAAGCACCGTCCAGGGGAAATCAAATTATAACAGGAACAAATCTCGGTTGATTGGTAAGGGTAGCATATTAAATTTTGTTGGCAGAACGTAAGGCACCAAGTCCAAGTGGTTGAAAAGTACTGTTACTCTGCAGTCTACCCTACAGTAAGCCCCCAattgaaattaaaaagattactGAAACAACAACCGTCATGGCGTCATGTTGGACGGGGAATAAAGACGTAAGAGGTGACGGTGTGGGAATGTGTTTTCAGTCACTCGTCACGGTGCACTTACAACAACTCTCTTGATGTGTACCCAAACCATACTTTCCCTTGTGTATTAGGTATTGCCGGTTGGAAACACCACAAGAAACCAAGACTTTTCCCGataaaaattgggaaaaatacgCTTTGGTACAGAATtccatccaaatatactagttaatcctgacccattcaactaggtacaaattagtctttTTTTATGAAAAGTACATAAATAACCTTTccggtttacaatttagtccaaatatttgaaGTTTAGTCCAAAGCGACTCATGATGATATCAacagttttaaataatataaaaaataaaataaaatcaatttatcttttaaACCGTTTGTCCAAAAATCGCAAATTTTATGTATTCGGAAAACTCTTTCcgaaagctacaaaaagagtacccatatgactatataattcccATTTCTTTTTTAAATCTTAATTCTCATtttacaaacatgtacacatctacaaaaatctagaaaatccAACTTTGCTGCCATTATTACTTTGCTGCCATTATTAgatcttctttattttctctatCGTCGTCATCAACAATAATGACCATCTGCAAGATAtacccaaaagaaaatttgaattaaaTCATGGACAGCTCGATCATGCCAGATCAAATCCAGTTCCGAGTTATGGGTGCAATTGTCtgctcaaaaaagaaaagaaaaagagatgtggGTATCATCACTTTCACGGTTTCACTAGTAATTTTGGGTAAGAAGAGTAAGTGATCAGAGCTAAGAAAGAACGAACCTTGCCTTAACGAATATCTTCAATTGCATCACCGGCGGAAGCGACTTCACCCGTTGGTATATCCCAATCAGGCTCATCCTTATTCATGCAGAAATCATCAGTTGTAGGAAACATATCTGCATCCAGTGTCAGATTAGTGTCCAGAACAAACAAATTCAAAGAAACTCAAACCTGTTCTTATAGAACTAGGCACTCATTTGTTTAACAAAGATAGGCATATTTTTCATTTAGAGTTCACTAAAAATGAtgctatttagagtttactaaaaTTGATAGGTATGCTTATTTTGAGTTtggtcaaagaaaaataaaataggcttgttcCTAGGATGAGAATGACAGTGAAATCCACCGTCCCAATTCCTACAAAATGCTTGTTTCTAGGATGAAACGGCAGTGAAATCCACCTGCACTCATCTTGTTACAGGTGTACCAATATGAACACTTGTATTACAGGTGCACCAATTTGTGCGCTTGTATTTCGGGTAAGTTTATCAAGTAAAACTCTCCTTTTCTGCCTCACAACACTTTGGTTGCTGACAACATATTTTCAGTAGAAGTGGAAACTAAAGTCACAAATATTCATATACAGAGCTGACACAAAAAATCTAACCTCTAAAAATTTACTACCAGCAAGAGCCGTTGCACGATGAAAGCCTCATTCAGATGACTGATCAAGATCGACCGCGTCCAGATTAAGCCTTCCAATTCTTGCAGAAAGACCTGTGTTATTCACATATCTTGGAGGAAGATCTGTATCATCAATAGCAGTAATTTCCTGTAACTAGTAGAAGAGAACAACAAAACTTTAATAACTAGTCTTGTCCGGAACACCTCACAAATGAATCTATCTTGTTCAAAATATTTCACATTTAACAAACTTCTAAAGTACACACATTATTTACCTCCATAAAACCCTAATACTAACTAGAAACTAACACATCAATAAGCTTATGCGAT encodes the following:
- the LOC113308664 gene encoding uncharacterized protein LOC113308664, translated to MSLPKSIATGAGMLRNRIKASLRTRGGGEGPSRWSTPGHQERPNGYLFNEAPLESGQSRKWEDWELPYYITGFLTVVILGVGLNAKPDLTIETWAHKEALKRLENQQIPLTAEDSE